The Brasilonema sennae CENA114 genome includes a region encoding these proteins:
- a CDS encoding type II toxin-antitoxin system YhaV family toxin, which translates to MAKFVSNGWEIYFHPQLFGTQYQELFDRVCNLQQKLPESEFKTHPTVKLFAAITVAIETKIPCDPFGSNFALTGALKRYGRVKKMALPQRYRLFFRAFDTRELKAIVILWLGFPRKEGAKDDCYQVFTKMVARLTFPDSLDELIAEPETNQEEPE; encoded by the coding sequence ATGGCTAAGTTTGTCAGTAATGGCTGGGAGATTTATTTTCACCCACAACTCTTTGGAACTCAGTATCAAGAATTATTTGACCGTGTTTGTAATTTACAGCAAAAGTTACCAGAAAGTGAGTTTAAAACCCATCCAACAGTGAAGTTATTTGCAGCAATTACTGTTGCAATTGAAACTAAAATTCCTTGCGATCCATTTGGCAGCAATTTTGCTTTGACGGGAGCATTAAAGCGCTACGGACGGGTAAAGAAGATGGCTTTACCGCAAAGATATCGCTTGTTTTTTCGAGCATTTGATACCCGAGAATTAAAGGCAATTGTGATTTTGTGGCTAGGATTTCCCCGCAAAGAGGGAGCAAAGGATGATTGTTATCAAGTTTTTACCAAGATGGTAGCACGCTTAACATTTCCAGATAGTTTGGATGAATTAATTGCAGAACCAGAAACAAACCAGGAAGAACCGGAGTAA